The following proteins are co-located in the Streptomyces sp. NBC_01198 genome:
- the carA gene encoding glutamine-hydrolyzing carbamoyl-phosphate synthase small subunit: MTTSTRAATAPAVLVLEDGRIFRGRAYGAVGETFGEAVFSTGMTGYQETLTDPSYHRQVVVMTAPHVGNTGVNDEDPESSRIWVAGYVVRDPARVPSSWRSRRSLDDELTAQGVVGISGVDTRALTRHLRERGAMRVGIFSGDSLADDETMLARVRQAPEMTGADLSAEVATEQAYVVPAIGPRRFTVAALDLGIKGMTPHRMAERGIEVHVLPATATVEDVYAVAPDGVFLSNGPGDPATAELGVIQEVLGRSTPLFGICFGNQLLGRALGFGTYKLKYGHRGINQPVQDRATGKVEVTAHNHGFAVDAPLDRVSDTPFGRAEVSHVCLNDQVVEGLRLLDRPAFSVQYHPEAAAGPHDAAYLFDRFIELMEAQRA, translated from the coding sequence ATGACGACCTCCACCCGGGCGGCCACCGCACCCGCCGTACTCGTCCTGGAGGACGGCCGCATCTTCCGCGGCCGCGCCTACGGAGCGGTGGGGGAGACCTTCGGCGAGGCGGTCTTCTCCACCGGCATGACCGGCTACCAGGAGACGCTGACCGACCCCTCGTACCACCGCCAGGTGGTCGTCATGACCGCCCCGCACGTCGGCAACACCGGCGTCAACGACGAGGACCCCGAGTCCTCCCGCATCTGGGTCGCCGGCTACGTCGTACGCGACCCGGCGCGCGTGCCGTCCAGCTGGCGCTCCCGGCGCTCCCTGGACGACGAGCTCACCGCACAGGGCGTCGTCGGCATCAGCGGCGTCGACACCCGGGCCCTGACCCGGCACCTGCGCGAGCGCGGCGCCATGCGGGTCGGCATCTTCTCCGGCGACTCCCTCGCCGACGACGAGACCATGCTCGCCCGGGTCCGGCAGGCCCCCGAGATGACCGGCGCCGACCTGTCCGCCGAGGTCGCCACCGAGCAGGCGTACGTCGTCCCGGCGATCGGCCCGCGGCGCTTCACCGTCGCCGCCCTCGACCTCGGCATCAAGGGCATGACCCCGCACCGGATGGCCGAGCGCGGCATCGAGGTGCACGTGCTGCCCGCGACCGCGACCGTCGAGGACGTCTACGCCGTCGCCCCGGACGGCGTCTTCCTGTCCAACGGCCCCGGCGACCCGGCCACCGCCGAACTCGGCGTCATCCAGGAGGTGTTGGGCCGCAGCACCCCGCTGTTCGGCATCTGCTTCGGCAACCAGCTGCTCGGCCGGGCGCTCGGCTTCGGCACCTACAAGCTCAAGTACGGCCACCGCGGCATCAACCAGCCCGTGCAGGACCGCGCCACCGGCAAGGTCGAGGTCACCGCGCACAACCACGGCTTCGCCGTGGACGCACCGCTCGACCGGGTCAGCGACACCCCCTTCGGGCGCGCCGAGGTCAGCCATGTCTGCCTCAACGACCAGGTGGTGGAAGGGCTGCGGCTGCTCGACCGGCCGGCCTTCAGCGTCCAGTACCACCCCGAGGCCGCCGCGGGCCCGCACGACGCCGCGTATCTGTTCGACCGCTTCATCGAGCTCATGGAGGCCCAGCGTGCCTAA
- the fusA gene encoding elongation factor G, with the protein MRSTHDRQTANPLAAVRNLGILAHVDAGKTTVTERVLYLTGATHKRGEVHDGTTVTDFDPQERDRGITIFAAAVSCDWAGHRINLIDTPGHVDFADEVERALRVLDGAIAVFDAVAGVEPQSESVWRQADRYGVPRIAFVNKLDRAGADLDTAVDSIRRRLHTVPLVVQLPIGREDGFTGVVDLIAMRALVWADCADTYAVSEVPDDLLAEARRRRRLLEETAAELHPAALEEFCAGGPVSAATLTTALRDLTRSGEAVVVLCGSAYRNRGVEPLLDAVTAYLPSPLDVPAVSGTAGGLPAERPADPAAPFAGLVFKVTASATGRLTYLRIYSGTLRKGDTVLDAGPRRNERIGRILRVQADRHAEMDRAVAGDIVAVVGPKSAGAGATLCAPAAPLVLEPPAAAAPVVSLAVEAGRNADTERLVAALARLVEEDPSLAVRTDRETGQLVLAGMGELHLEVAVEKIRRAHGLQIAVGRPQVAYRETVLRGVTGHVHRHVKQDGGAGQFAHIVIDVAPHVAAAGEEEFVFTSTVTGGRVPREYVRAVENGCRDALAEGPLGGHPVTGVRVTLTDGATHQKDSSEMAFRTAGRAGLQEALRASVMQLLEPVVEVTATVPDESVGGVLGDLAARRGRVSGSVALAGSTVVSATVPLAELFGYAGSLRGRTQGRGTFSTHPRGYAPTRPS; encoded by the coding sequence GTGCGCAGCACCCACGACCGCCAGACCGCCAACCCGCTCGCCGCCGTCCGCAACCTCGGCATCCTCGCCCATGTGGACGCGGGCAAGACCACCGTCACCGAGCGGGTCCTCTACCTCACCGGCGCCACCCACAAGCGCGGTGAGGTCCACGACGGCACGACCGTCACCGACTTCGACCCGCAGGAGCGCGACCGTGGCATCACCATCTTCGCGGCGGCCGTCAGCTGCGACTGGGCCGGCCATCGGATCAACCTGATCGACACACCGGGACACGTCGACTTCGCCGACGAGGTCGAACGCGCGCTGCGGGTGCTCGACGGCGCCATCGCCGTCTTCGACGCCGTCGCGGGCGTCGAACCGCAGAGCGAGTCGGTGTGGCGGCAGGCCGACCGGTACGGCGTACCGCGGATCGCCTTCGTCAACAAGCTGGACCGGGCGGGCGCCGACCTCGACACCGCGGTCGACTCCATCCGGCGGCGGCTGCACACCGTACCGCTGGTCGTCCAGCTGCCGATCGGCCGCGAGGACGGCTTCACCGGCGTGGTCGACCTGATCGCGATGCGCGCGCTGGTCTGGGCGGACTGCGCCGACACCTACGCCGTGAGCGAGGTGCCCGACGACCTGCTGGCCGAGGCGCGGCGGCGCCGCCGGCTGCTGGAGGAGACGGCGGCGGAACTGCACCCGGCCGCGCTGGAGGAGTTCTGCGCGGGCGGCCCGGTGAGCGCGGCGACGCTGACCACCGCACTGCGCGACCTCACCCGCAGCGGCGAGGCCGTGGTCGTGCTGTGCGGCTCGGCCTACCGCAACCGCGGTGTCGAGCCGCTGCTCGACGCCGTCACCGCCTACCTGCCGTCACCGCTGGACGTCCCGGCGGTCAGCGGCACGGCCGGCGGCCTGCCCGCGGAACGGCCCGCCGACCCGGCGGCGCCCTTCGCCGGGCTGGTGTTCAAGGTCACCGCGAGCGCCACCGGGCGGCTGACGTATCTGCGGATCTACTCCGGAACGCTGAGGAAGGGGGACACCGTGCTGGACGCAGGACCGCGCAGGAACGAACGGATCGGCCGCATCCTGCGGGTCCAGGCCGACCGGCACGCGGAGATGGACCGGGCGGTGGCCGGTGACATCGTCGCCGTCGTCGGGCCCAAGTCCGCAGGAGCCGGCGCCACGTTGTGCGCGCCGGCCGCTCCGCTGGTGCTCGAACCGCCGGCGGCGGCCGCGCCCGTGGTCTCGCTGGCCGTCGAGGCCGGCCGCAACGCCGACACCGAGCGGCTGGTCGCCGCGCTGGCCCGGCTGGTCGAGGAGGACCCGTCGCTCGCGGTACGCACCGACCGGGAGACCGGCCAGCTGGTGCTGGCCGGGATGGGCGAACTCCACCTGGAGGTCGCGGTGGAGAAGATCCGCCGCGCCCACGGGCTGCAGATCGCGGTCGGCCGCCCGCAGGTCGCCTACCGGGAGACCGTGTTGCGCGGGGTGACCGGCCACGTCCACCGGCACGTCAAGCAGGACGGCGGGGCCGGGCAGTTCGCGCACATCGTCATCGACGTCGCGCCGCATGTCGCGGCCGCGGGGGAGGAGGAGTTCGTGTTCACGTCCACGGTGACCGGTGGGCGGGTGCCGCGCGAGTACGTGCGGGCGGTCGAGAACGGCTGCCGGGACGCGCTCGCCGAGGGGCCCCTCGGCGGTCACCCGGTGACCGGCGTGCGGGTCACGCTGACGGACGGCGCGACCCACCAGAAGGACTCCTCGGAGATGGCCTTCCGCACGGCCGGCCGGGCCGGCCTCCAGGAGGCGCTGCGGGCGTCCGTGATGCAGCTGCTCGAACCGGTCGTCGAGGTCACCGCCACGGTGCCGGACGAATCGGTCGGCGGTGTCCTGGGCGACCTCGCGGCCCGCCGCGGCCGGGTCTCCGGCTCCGTCGCCCTGGCGGGCAGCACGGTCGTCTCGGCGACGGTGCCACTGGCTGAGCTCTTCGGCTACGCCGGGTCCCTCCGCGGGCGCACGCAAGGCCGCGGCACCTTCTCGACCCACCCGCGCGGCTACGCCCCTACCAGGCCTTCCTAG
- a CDS encoding dihydroorotase has protein sequence MSDTLIRGAKILGGAIQDVLISGGTVTEVGADLDAGEATVVEAAGYVLLPGLVDLHTHLREPGREDSETVLTGTRAAAAGGYTAVHAMANTFPVADTAGVVEQVWRLGRESGYCDVQPVGAVTVGLEGKQLAELGAMADSAAQVRVFSDDGKCVDDAVIMRRALEYVKAFGGVVAQHAQEPRLTEGAQMNEGTVSGELGLTGWPAVAEESVIARDVLLAAHVGSRVHICHLSTAGSVEIVRWAKSKGWDVTAEVTPHHLLLTDELVRSYNPVYKVNPPLRTEADVMALREALADGTIDCVATDHAPHPHEDKDCEWAAAAMGMVGLETALSVVQHTMVDTGLLDWAGVADRMSSRPAAIGRLAGHGRPVAAGEPANLVLLDPAYRGVVNPAGFASRSRNTPYAGRELPGRVVATFLRGRATVMDGKLT, from the coding sequence ATGAGCGACACCCTGATCCGCGGGGCGAAGATCCTCGGCGGCGCCATCCAGGACGTGCTGATCAGCGGCGGCACCGTCACCGAGGTCGGCGCGGACCTCGACGCGGGCGAAGCCACCGTCGTCGAGGCCGCCGGGTACGTCCTGCTGCCCGGCCTGGTCGACCTGCACACCCATCTGCGCGAGCCCGGCCGCGAGGACTCAGAGACCGTGCTGACCGGCACCCGGGCCGCCGCGGCCGGCGGCTACACCGCCGTGCACGCCATGGCGAACACCTTCCCGGTCGCCGACACCGCCGGCGTGGTCGAGCAGGTCTGGCGGCTCGGCAGGGAGTCCGGCTACTGCGACGTCCAGCCGGTCGGCGCCGTCACCGTCGGCCTGGAGGGCAAGCAGCTCGCCGAGCTGGGCGCGATGGCCGACTCCGCCGCCCAGGTGCGGGTCTTCTCCGACGACGGCAAGTGCGTGGACGACGCCGTCATCATGCGCAGGGCGCTGGAGTACGTGAAGGCCTTCGGCGGCGTCGTCGCCCAGCACGCCCAGGAGCCGCGGCTCACCGAGGGCGCCCAGATGAACGAGGGCACCGTCTCCGGCGAGCTGGGCCTGACCGGCTGGCCGGCGGTCGCCGAGGAGTCGGTCATCGCCCGTGACGTGCTGCTGGCCGCCCACGTCGGCTCCCGGGTGCACATCTGCCACCTGTCCACCGCCGGTTCGGTGGAGATCGTCCGCTGGGCCAAGTCCAAGGGCTGGGACGTCACCGCCGAGGTCACCCCGCACCACCTGCTGCTGACCGACGAGCTGGTCCGCTCGTACAACCCGGTCTACAAGGTCAACCCGCCGCTGCGCACCGAGGCCGACGTCATGGCGCTGCGCGAGGCGCTCGCCGACGGCACCATCGACTGCGTCGCCACCGACCACGCCCCGCACCCGCACGAGGACAAGGACTGCGAGTGGGCCGCGGCCGCGATGGGCATGGTCGGCCTGGAGACCGCGCTGTCGGTGGTCCAGCACACCATGGTCGACACCGGCCTGCTGGACTGGGCCGGCGTCGCCGACCGGATGTCGTCCCGGCCCGCCGCCATCGGCCGGCTCGCCGGGCACGGCCGGCCGGTCGCCGCCGGTGAGCCCGCGAATCTGGTGCTGCTCGATCCCGCATACCGTGGGGTGGTCAATCCCGCGGGCTTCGCCTCCCGCAGCCGCAACACCCCGTACGCGGGCCGCGAGCTGCCGGGCCGCGTCGTCGCCACCTTCCTGCGGGGCCGCGCCACGGTCATGGACGGGAAGCTCACATGA
- the pyrR gene encoding bifunctional pyr operon transcriptional regulator/uracil phosphoribosyltransferase PyrR has protein sequence MVEDRTTAGPQDRPVLEAPDIARVLTRIAHEIVERAKGADDVVLLGIPTRGVFLARRLAGKLAEITGREAAVGSLDTTMYRDDLRLHPPRALAATDIPGDGIDGRLVVLVDDVLFSGRTIRSALDALNDIGRPRAVQLAVLVDRGHRELPIRADYVGKNLPTSQRETVRVLLAEHDGRDSVLLGQREPGARTGTAADE, from the coding sequence ATGGTCGAAGACCGCACGACAGCAGGCCCGCAGGACCGCCCGGTGCTCGAAGCACCCGATATCGCCCGCGTCCTGACCCGTATCGCCCACGAGATCGTCGAACGCGCCAAGGGCGCCGACGACGTGGTGCTGCTCGGCATCCCCACCCGAGGGGTGTTCCTGGCCCGCCGGCTGGCCGGCAAGCTCGCCGAGATCACCGGCCGCGAGGCCGCCGTCGGCTCGCTGGACACCACGATGTACCGCGACGACCTGCGGCTGCACCCGCCCCGGGCACTGGCGGCCACCGACATCCCCGGCGACGGCATCGACGGCCGGCTCGTCGTCCTGGTGGACGACGTGCTCTTCTCCGGCCGCACCATCCGCTCCGCGCTGGACGCGCTCAACGACATCGGCCGCCCCCGCGCGGTGCAGCTGGCCGTGCTGGTCGACCGCGGGCACCGCGAGCTGCCGATCAGGGCCGACTACGTCGGCAAGAACCTCCCGACCTCGCAGCGCGAGACCGTCAGGGTCCTGCTTGCCGAGCACGACGGGCGCGACAGCGTCCTGCTCGGCCAGCGCGAGCCCGGCGCGCGCACCGGCACTGCCGCGGACGAATAG
- a CDS encoding PH-like domain-containing protein produces the protein MTPVTQLATALASAQGDGKHSAKVTDWTDRIGWIVGLLLFVGLVYWLMRQGWQWRRTLQGGLPALPQAPETPGEALLSTEGRYHGSTTAGQWLDRIVAHGLGVRSRAALTLTEQGLDVDRTGAPGFFVPVAALRGARLDKGIAGKVLTEGGLLVVTWEHGGTLIDSGFRSDRSAEHPAWVEQINRLSGDSVVVFTDTRPGSRQHEKEGAQ, from the coding sequence ATGACACCTGTTACGCAGCTCGCCACCGCGCTCGCCTCCGCACAGGGCGACGGGAAGCACTCGGCGAAGGTCACCGACTGGACCGACAGGATCGGCTGGATCGTCGGCCTGCTCCTCTTCGTCGGCCTTGTCTACTGGCTGATGCGGCAGGGCTGGCAGTGGCGCCGCACCCTGCAGGGCGGCCTGCCCGCCCTCCCGCAGGCCCCCGAAACCCCCGGCGAGGCGCTGCTGTCGACGGAGGGCCGCTACCACGGCAGCACCACCGCGGGGCAGTGGCTGGACCGGATCGTCGCCCACGGCCTCGGCGTCCGCAGCCGGGCCGCGCTCACCCTCACCGAGCAGGGCCTGGACGTGGACCGCACCGGCGCCCCCGGCTTCTTCGTACCCGTCGCCGCCCTGCGCGGCGCCCGGCTCGACAAGGGCATCGCGGGCAAGGTGCTCACCGAGGGCGGCCTGCTGGTCGTCACCTGGGAGCACGGCGGCACCCTCATCGACTCCGGCTTCCGCTCCGACCGGTCCGCCGAGCACCCGGCGTGGGTCGAGCAGATCAACCGGCTCAGTGGCGACAGCGTCGTCGTCTTCACCGACACCAGGCCGGGCAGCAGGCAACACGAGAAGGAAGGCGCACAATGA
- the bldD gene encoding transcriptional regulator BldD — protein sequence MSSDYAKQLGAKLRAIRTQQGLSLHGVEEKSQGRWKAVVVGSYERGDRAVTVQRLAELADFYGVPVQELLPGTTPGGAAEPPPKLVLDLERLSQVPPEKAGPLQRYAATIQSQRGDYNGKVLSIRQDDLRTLAVIYDQSPSVLTEQLIGWGVLDADARRAVQHEEG from the coding sequence ATGTCCAGCGATTACGCCAAACAGCTCGGAGCCAAGCTCCGCGCCATCCGCACGCAGCAGGGCCTTTCTCTGCACGGTGTCGAGGAGAAGTCCCAGGGCCGCTGGAAGGCAGTGGTCGTGGGGTCGTACGAGCGCGGCGACCGTGCCGTGACCGTGCAGCGCCTCGCCGAGCTCGCCGATTTCTACGGCGTGCCCGTGCAGGAACTGCTGCCGGGTACGACCCCCGGCGGGGCCGCAGAGCCGCCGCCGAAGCTCGTACTCGACCTTGAGCGGCTGTCCCAGGTCCCGCCGGAGAAGGCCGGGCCGCTGCAGCGGTACGCGGCCACGATCCAGAGCCAGCGCGGCGACTACAACGGCAAGGTGCTGTCGATCCGGCAGGACGATCTTCGTACGCTCGCCGTGATCTACGACCAGTCGCCGTCGGTCCTCACCGAGCAGCTCATCGGGTGGGGTGTCCTCGACGCGGACGCCAGGCGGGCTGTCCAGCACGAAGAGGGCTAG
- a CDS encoding aspartate carbamoyltransferase catalytic subunit: protein MKHHLISAADLTRDDALLILDTAEEMARVADRPIKKLPTLRGRTVVNLFFEDSTRTRISFEAAAKRLSADVINFSAKGSSVSKGESLKDTALTLEAMGADAVVIRHHSSGAPHRLATSGWINASVVNAGDGTHEHPTQALLDAFTMRRHLSAVGRDLDGRRVTVVGDILHSRVARSNVLLLTTLGARVTLVAPPTLLPIGVENWPCEVSYDLDAVLAKSDAVMMLRVQSERMNAAYFPTEREYARRYGLDGQRMAVLPEHAIVMHPGPMNRGMEITAEVADSPRCTAVEQVANGVSTRMAVLYLLLGGSEPAISTDRSDSARTEESK, encoded by the coding sequence ATGAAGCACCACCTGATCTCGGCCGCCGACCTCACCCGTGACGACGCCCTGCTGATCCTCGACACCGCCGAGGAGATGGCCCGCGTCGCCGACCGGCCGATCAAGAAACTGCCGACCCTGCGCGGCCGCACCGTCGTCAACCTGTTCTTCGAGGACTCGACGCGGACGCGTATCTCGTTCGAGGCGGCCGCCAAGCGGCTGTCCGCCGACGTGATCAACTTCTCCGCCAAGGGCTCCTCGGTGTCCAAGGGCGAGTCGCTCAAGGACACCGCCCTGACCCTGGAGGCGATGGGCGCCGACGCCGTCGTCATCCGGCACCACTCCTCCGGCGCCCCGCACCGGCTGGCGACCTCAGGCTGGATCAACGCCTCCGTCGTCAACGCCGGCGACGGCACCCACGAGCACCCCACCCAGGCGCTGCTCGACGCCTTCACCATGCGCCGCCACCTGTCCGCTGTCGGCCGCGACCTGGACGGCCGCCGGGTCACCGTCGTCGGCGACATCCTGCACAGCAGGGTCGCCCGCTCCAACGTGCTGCTGCTGACCACCCTCGGCGCCCGGGTCACCCTGGTCGCGCCGCCCACCCTGCTGCCGATCGGCGTCGAGAACTGGCCCTGCGAGGTCTCGTACGACCTGGACGCGGTGCTCGCGAAGTCCGACGCGGTGATGATGCTGCGGGTGCAGAGCGAGCGGATGAACGCCGCCTACTTCCCCACCGAGCGCGAGTACGCCCGCCGCTACGGCCTGGACGGCCAGCGGATGGCGGTGCTGCCCGAGCACGCCATCGTCATGCACCCCGGGCCGATGAACCGCGGTATGGAGATCACCGCCGAGGTCGCCGACTCGCCGCGCTGCACCGCGGTCGAGCAGGTCGCCAACGGCGTCAGCACCCGGATGGCGGTGCTCTACCTGCTGCTCGGCGGCTCCGAGCCGGCCATCAGCACCGACCGATCCGACAGCGCCCGCACCGAGGAGAGCAAGTAA
- the carB gene encoding carbamoyl-phosphate synthase large subunit, translating to MPKRTDIRSVLVIGSGPIVIGQAAEFDYSGTQACRVLKSEGLRVVLVNSNPATIMTDPEIADATYVEPITPEYVAKIIAKERPDALLPTLGGQTALNTAISLHEDGTLAEYGVELIGANVEAINKGEDRELFKGVVEAVHDKIGHGESARSVICHSMDDVLAGVDTLGGYPVVVRPSFTMGGAGSGFAHDEDELRRIAGQGLTLSPTTEVLLEESILGWKEYELELMRDRHDNVVVVCSIENFDPMGVHTGDSITVAPAMTLTDREYQTLRDIGIAVIREVGVDTGGCNIQFAVNPDDGRVIVIEMNPRVSRSSALASKATGFPIAKIAARLAVGYTLDEIPNDITRKTPASFEPTLDYVVVKVPRFAFEKFPAADATLTTTMKSVGEAMAIGRNFTEALNKALRSLEKKGSQFDFTAPVGDKAELLALAGVPTDGRINTVMAAIRAGATQEEVFTATRIDPWFVDQLFLIHEHAEALAAADRLDPELLADAKRHGFSDAQIAAVRGLREEVVREVRHALGIRPVYKTVDTCAAEFAADTPYFYSSYDEETEVAPRTKPAVIILGSGPNRIGQGIEFDYSCVHASFALHDAGYETVMVNCNPETVSTDYDTSDRLYFEPLTLEDVLEIVHAETLAGPVAGVIVQLGGQTPLGLAQALKDNGVPVVGTSPEAIHLAEDRGAFGRVLAAAGLPAPKHGTATSFPGAKAIADEIGYPVLVRPSYVLGGRGMEIVYDETRLASYIAESTEIGDDRPVLVDRFLDDAIEIDVDALYDGQELYLGGVMEHIEEAGIHSGDSACALPPITLGGHDIKRLRASTEAIARGVGVQGLINIQFALAGDILYVLEANPRASRTVPFTSKATAVPLAKAAARISLGATVAELRAEGMLPATGDGGTLPLDAPISVKEAVLPWSRFRDVQGRGVDTILGPEMRSTGEVMGIDAVFGTAYAKSQAAAYGALPTKGRAFVSIANRDKRALIFPARALIEHGFEILATSGTAEVLRRNGIPARVVRKQSEGVGPAGEPTVVTLIHEGEIDLIVNTPFGTGGRLDGYDIRTAAVARGIPCLTTVQALAAAVQGIDALTRGDIGVCSLQDHASRLTASRAE from the coding sequence GTGCCTAAGCGCACCGACATCCGGTCCGTCCTGGTCATCGGCTCGGGTCCGATCGTCATCGGGCAGGCCGCCGAGTTCGACTACTCCGGCACCCAGGCCTGCCGGGTCCTGAAGTCCGAAGGGCTGCGGGTGGTGCTGGTCAACTCCAACCCGGCCACGATCATGACCGACCCGGAGATCGCCGACGCCACCTACGTCGAGCCGATCACCCCGGAATACGTCGCGAAGATCATCGCCAAGGAGCGCCCCGACGCCCTGCTGCCCACCCTCGGCGGCCAGACCGCGCTGAACACCGCGATCTCGCTGCACGAGGACGGCACGCTGGCCGAATACGGCGTCGAGCTGATCGGCGCCAACGTCGAGGCCATCAACAAGGGCGAGGACCGCGAGCTGTTCAAGGGCGTGGTCGAGGCGGTGCACGACAAGATCGGCCACGGCGAGTCCGCCCGCTCGGTGATCTGCCACTCCATGGACGACGTGCTGGCCGGCGTCGACACCCTCGGCGGCTACCCCGTGGTGGTCCGCCCCTCCTTCACCATGGGCGGCGCCGGCTCCGGCTTCGCACACGACGAGGACGAGCTGCGCCGCATCGCCGGGCAGGGCCTGACCCTCTCGCCGACCACCGAGGTGCTGCTCGAGGAGTCCATCCTGGGCTGGAAGGAGTACGAGCTGGAGCTGATGCGCGACCGGCACGACAACGTCGTGGTCGTCTGCTCCATCGAGAACTTCGATCCGATGGGCGTCCACACCGGCGACTCCATCACCGTCGCCCCCGCGATGACGCTCACCGACCGCGAGTACCAGACGCTGCGCGACATCGGCATCGCGGTGATCCGCGAGGTCGGCGTCGACACCGGCGGCTGCAACATCCAGTTCGCCGTCAACCCCGACGACGGCCGGGTCATCGTCATCGAGATGAACCCCAGGGTCTCCCGCTCCTCGGCGCTGGCGTCCAAGGCCACCGGCTTCCCGATCGCCAAGATCGCCGCCCGGCTCGCGGTGGGCTACACCCTCGACGAGATCCCCAACGACATCACCCGCAAGACCCCGGCGTCGTTCGAGCCCACCCTCGACTACGTGGTGGTGAAGGTGCCGCGGTTCGCCTTCGAGAAGTTCCCGGCCGCCGACGCCACCCTGACCACCACCATGAAGTCGGTCGGCGAGGCGATGGCGATCGGCCGCAACTTCACCGAGGCGCTGAACAAGGCGCTGCGCTCGCTGGAGAAGAAGGGCTCGCAGTTCGACTTCACCGCCCCCGTCGGCGACAAGGCCGAACTGCTCGCGCTGGCCGGCGTCCCCACCGACGGCCGGATCAACACCGTGATGGCCGCGATCAGGGCGGGTGCGACGCAGGAGGAGGTCTTCACCGCCACCAGGATCGACCCGTGGTTCGTGGACCAGCTCTTCCTGATCCACGAGCACGCCGAGGCGCTGGCCGCCGCCGACCGGCTCGACCCCGAACTGCTCGCCGACGCCAAGCGGCACGGCTTCTCCGACGCCCAGATCGCCGCCGTCCGCGGCCTGCGCGAGGAGGTCGTCCGCGAGGTGCGGCACGCGCTCGGCATCCGCCCGGTCTACAAGACCGTCGACACCTGCGCCGCCGAGTTCGCCGCCGACACCCCGTACTTCTACTCCTCCTACGACGAGGAGACGGAGGTCGCCCCGCGCACCAAGCCGGCCGTGATCATCCTCGGCTCCGGCCCCAACCGGATCGGCCAGGGCATCGAGTTCGACTACTCCTGCGTCCACGCCTCCTTCGCGCTGCACGACGCCGGGTACGAGACCGTGATGGTCAACTGCAACCCCGAGACCGTCTCCACCGACTACGACACCTCCGACCGGCTGTACTTCGAGCCGCTCACCCTGGAGGACGTGCTGGAGATCGTGCACGCCGAGACCCTGGCCGGGCCGGTGGCCGGCGTCATCGTGCAGCTCGGCGGGCAGACCCCGCTCGGCCTGGCACAGGCGCTCAAGGACAACGGCGTGCCCGTCGTCGGCACCTCGCCCGAGGCCATCCACCTCGCCGAGGACCGCGGCGCCTTCGGCCGGGTACTGGCCGCCGCCGGGCTGCCCGCGCCCAAGCACGGCACCGCCACGTCCTTCCCCGGCGCCAAGGCCATCGCCGACGAGATCGGCTACCCGGTGCTCGTCAGGCCCTCCTACGTGCTCGGCGGCCGCGGCATGGAGATCGTCTACGACGAGACCCGGCTGGCCTCGTACATCGCCGAGTCCACCGAGATCGGCGACGACCGGCCGGTCCTGGTCGACCGCTTCCTCGACGACGCCATCGAGATCGACGTCGACGCGCTCTACGACGGCCAGGAGCTCTACCTCGGCGGCGTCATGGAGCACATCGAGGAAGCCGGCATCCACTCCGGCGACTCCGCCTGCGCGCTGCCGCCGATCACCCTGGGCGGCCACGACATCAAGCGGCTGCGCGCCTCCACCGAGGCGATCGCCCGCGGTGTCGGGGTGCAGGGCCTGATCAACATCCAGTTCGCACTGGCCGGGGACATCCTCTACGTGCTGGAGGCCAACCCGCGTGCCTCCCGCACCGTCCCCTTCACCTCCAAGGCGACCGCGGTGCCGCTCGCCAAGGCCGCGGCCCGCATCTCGCTCGGCGCGACCGTCGCGGAACTGCGCGCCGAGGGCATGCTGCCCGCCACCGGCGACGGCGGCACGCTGCCGCTGGACGCGCCGATCTCCGTCAAGGAGGCGGTGCTGCCCTGGAGCCGCTTCCGCGACGTCCAGGGACGCGGGGTCGACACCATCCTCGGCCCGGAGATGCGCTCCACCGGCGAGGTCATGGGCATCGACGCGGTCTTCGGCACCGCCTACGCCAAGTCCCAGGCCGCCGCGTACGGTGCGCTGCCCACCAAGGGCCGCGCCTTCGTCTCGATCGCCAACCGCGACAAGCGCGCGCTGATCTTCCCGGCCCGCGCGCTGATCGAGCACGGCTTCGAGATCCTGGCCACCTCGGGCACCGCGGAGGTGCTGCGGCGCAACGGGATCCCGGCGCGGGTCGTGCGCAAGCAGTCCGAGGGAGTCGGACCCGCCGGCGAGCCGACGGTGGTGACCCTCATCCACGAGGGCGAGATCGACCTCATCGTCAACACCCCGTTCGGCACGGGGGGCCGCCTGGACGGCTACGACATCCGCACGGCGGCAGTGGCCCGCGGCATCCCCTGCCTGACCACGGTCCAGGCGCTGGCGGCGGCGGTACAGGGCATCGACGCGTTGACGCGTGGCGACATAGGGGTGTGCTCCTTGCAGGACCACGCCAGTCGCCTTACGGCGAGTCGAGCCGAATAG